The following proteins come from a genomic window of Macadamia integrifolia cultivar HAES 741 chromosome 14, SCU_Mint_v3, whole genome shotgun sequence:
- the LOC122061659 gene encoding 60S ribosomal protein L4-like — translation MATDGGNIVPLLDVMKASIHPDIINFVHANISRNSRQPYAVSKCVGHQTSVEAWGTGHAVSHFPCVPGGGTHRAGQGAFGNMFCGGQMFAPTKIWCRWHRKINVNQKRYAVASALAASVVPSILF, via the coding sequence ATGGCGACAGACGGTGGCAACATCGTCCCCCTCCTGGACGTTATGAAAGCTTCCATTCATCCAGATATCATCAACTTCGTTCATGCCAATATCTCCAGGAACAGTCGCCAACCCTACGCAGTGAGCAAGTGTGTCGGTCATCAGACCTCAGTCGAGGCCTGGGGTACTGGTCATGCCGtctctcatttcccttgtgtCCCTGGTGGTGGTACTCACCGTGCAGGTCAGGGTGCTTTCGGTAACATGTTTTGTGGTGGCCAAATGTTCGCACCCACCAAGATCTGGTGTCGCTGGCACCGCAAGATCAACGTCAACCAGAAGCGTTATGCAGTGGCCTCTGCCTTAGCCGCATCTGTTGTCCCTTCAATCCTCTTCTAG